A genomic region of Nakaseomyces glabratus chromosome C, complete sequence contains the following coding sequences:
- the EPA8 gene encoding EPA8 (CAGL0C00847g~Putative adhesin-like cell wall protein (adhesin cluster I); predicted GPI-anchor) yields MIALSLLVSQLVLYLSLADASRLEKYQNYKRDEDSSRALSDYPLGCSPLLGTKLTPGLSMELYEYPLDNHGIGPHCWDPAYLNPEYPRTGFESHKLIGTAQNVMSLNFEHRTQDCHVEFSNLPASFNFPDQITLTNFTMLLYGYFKPKESGRYRFHMEADDLLLMNLGAGNAFDCCAHEATRNNLGDYIAYDIWAGTRKDVEVFLEKEVFYPLRLFFNNRDGRAALDFSYYLNGATEPGTDIPELLFSLPDGESCPAYIGYENSCRSINTTTTYSTSYITTMQAPNVLPITSTIYYVATPCADVPETPSCQIGFWDPINSSCYTPTPPGLSSSPSPSPSPKPSPSPSPSPSPSPSPSPSPSPSPSPSPSPSPSPSPSPSPSPSPSPKPSPSPSPSPSPSPSPSPSPSPSPSPSFSPGPKPSPSPKPSPSPSPSPSPSPSPSPSPSPSPSPSPSPSPSPSPSPSPSPSPSPSPSPSPSPSPSFSPGPKPSPSPKPSPSPSPSPSPSPSPSPSPSPSPSPSPYPSPNPFPISNSSTSLSPSNISMHSYSSLYTGDPESPTNTKSIPTSIDLAVGNSTTITTTVVTNDKTQTIIIVCQPTTISDGRIITASHTWTYTEPTTSSHKTIDRVNSAGNNEGMNKLTSSATVSSNYSNSNSFHSSARPPSPIVTDSKPNAGVHSASKENSPSNVSNAETQPNNNEHSGSGTNLAPASSREDSKSVTNTSSRGNSGSISTANVVASSPSRNAVNSISNSRPVNPTVIGTVYQGSAVNRVSSIVMSAVAGLLFALVEVL; encoded by the coding sequence ATGATTGCACTATCATTGTTGGTTAGCCAACTCGTGTTATACTTATCCCTGGCAGATGCTTCACGTCTTGAAAAGTATCAAAATTACAAGAGAGATGAAGATTCATCAAGGGCACTATCAGACTACCCCCTTGGCTGCTCTCCGTTGCTCGGAACGAAATTGACGCCAGGACTGTCAATGGAGTTATATGAATATCCTTTAGACAACCATGGTATTGGTCCACATTGTTGGGACCCTGCTTATTTAAACCCGGAGTACCCCAGAACCGGATTTGAGTCTCACAAACTAATTGGTACAGCCCAGAACGTGATGAGCTTGAATTTTGAGCATAGGACACAAGACTGCCATGTTGAATTTTCAAACCTGCCAGCTTCATTCAACTTCCCCGACCAAATTACTTTAACGAATTTTACTATGCTTCTATATGGCTACTTTAAACCAAAGGAATCTGGTCGATATCGTTTCCATATGGAGGCTGACGACTTGCTGCTTATGAATTTGGGGGCTGGAAATGCATTTGATTGCTGTGCGCATGAAGCTACGAGGAACAATTTGGGTGATTATATTGCATATGACATTTGGGCGGGTACCAGAAAAGACGTTGAGGTTTTTCTTGAGAAAGAGGTTTTCTATCCGTTAAGATTGTTTTTCAACAACAGAGATGGTAGGGCAGCTTTGGACTTTTCATATTACTTAAATGGTGCGACGGAACCAGGAACAGACATTCCTGAGCTTCTGTTCTCTCTTCCAGATGGTGAGTCATGCCCTGCATACATTGGGTATGAAAACAGTTGCAGGAGCATAAATACCACAACTACTTACAGCACTTCTTATATCACAACAATGCAGGCACCTAATGTACTTCCTATTACTAGTACTATATATTATGTTGCTACGCCATGTGCCGACGTCCCAGAAACACCATCCTGTCAAATTGGATTTTGGGATCCAATAAATTCATCGTGTTATACCCCTACTCCTCCGGGCCTATCATCATCTCCTTCACCATCACCAAGTCCAAAGCCATCTCCGtccccatctccatctccatctccatccccatccccatctccatctccatccccatctccaagtccatctccatccccatctccatctccatccccatccccatcaccAAGTCCATCGCCAAGTCCAAAGCCATCTCCTtcaccatctccatccccaaGCCCATCTCCATCACCAAGTCCATCGCCAAGCCCATCTCCTTCACCATCTTTTTCACCAGGTCCAAAGCCATCACCAAGTCCAAAGccatccccatctccatccccatccccatctccatccccatccccatctccatccccatccccatctccatccccatccccatcGCCTAGTCCATCTCCTtcaccatctccatccccaaGCCCATCTCCATCACCAAGTCCATCGCCAAGCCCATCTCCTTCACCATCTTTTTCACCAGGTCCAAAGCCATCACCAAGTCCAAAGccatccccatctccatccccatccccatctccatccccatcgCCTAGTCCATCTCCATCACCAAGTCCATCTCCATCACCATATCCTTCACCAAATCCCTTTCctatttcaaattcttcaacatcaCTCTCACCAAGCAACATCTCTATGCACAGTTATTCTTCCTTGTATACAGGTGATCCAGAAAGTCCAACTAATACAAAGAGTATCCCAACTTCAATTGATCTGGCAGTAGGTAACTCTACAACTATCACCACGACTGTTGTTACCAATGATAAGACACAAACTATAATTATTGTATGTCAGCCCACGACGATTAGTGACGGGCGTATAATCACTGCTAGTCATACCTGGACTTATACTGAACCTACTACTTCTAGTCATAAGACAATAGATAGGGTAAACTCCGCTGGTAATAATGAAGGGATGAACAAACTTACATCGAGTGCCACGGTAAGCTCAAATTACTCTAATAGTAACAGCTTCCACTCCAGTGCTAGACCGCCATCACCAATCGTCACCGATTCTAAGCCAAATGCAGGGGTTCACTCGGCTTCCAAGGAGAACTCTCCTTCAAATGTCAGTAATGCTGAAACACAACCTAACAATAATGAACATTCAGGTTCAGGCACCAACTTGGCCCCCGCTTCTAGTAGAGAAGACAGCAAATCTGTTACAAACACAAGTTCCAGAGGGAATTCAGGAAGCATTTCAACTGCTAATGTAGTTGCTAGCTCCCCCAGCAGAAATGCTGTAAACAGTATTTCAAATAGCAGGCCGGTCAATCCAACAGTTATTGGGACCGTTTATCAGGGTAGTGCTGTCAACAGAGTGTCTAGTATTGTTATGTCGGCAGTGGCAGGGCTACTTTTTGCACTGGTCGAAGTATTATGA
- a CDS encoding uncharacterized protein (CAGL0C00858g~Putative adhesin-like cell wall protein (adhesin cluster VII); predicted GPI-anchor) encodes MWSICVLLISLISRVLSDDISVNTNDPAYVHDGDITGDAGYVLYYGATVKEITFNGNIKLPTYFTLEAIEPGSPGVLFTYHGGSIDLGHNVALYDVFATGPTTVKMTGDSFSGKGQMNLTASIREGSTAYLDFKTLYSLDTYFKNFQSVTYPATSTVSLSQGYLVDSDVFYEGPVSFTWIYDLSNSRMWFDDIDHATIPFNFRFPSGESGVNVKDSVATSGHDILLDSSFVKGPNYVGFDTKVMSINISSNDLNNTVLEVVTSRNTYHLIIDNSQLGFLRCATSKNFKIVQKTLDRNGTSVTLDAVMFNSDESFVCPDAKTSTVTDSTSFPGCTKYVSYAAAYDLYGHFTSVVLGSSSTCSFFTTTVSKDRLVEVDIVTYYIASDDTGEHVATKTITVKVEEPDYTTTITSDGHTITEVVSHITTTDSDGKTVTITTTMASFAQVDEGVFTSPEPYSQPPVVTSTVTEDDGTSKTVVISYFPSEGEDGVTRTGTTTVSTITPAEADYTTTITSDGHTITEVVSHITTTDSDGKTVTITTTMASFAQVDEGVFTSPEPYSQPPVVTSTVTEDDGSSKTVVISYFPSEGEDGVTRTGTTTVSTITPAEVDYTTTIDKGNGDFETDLVSHITTKDSNGNPTTIVTTIPLKPSDGGEADYTSVFVSDGHTITKIVTHVTTSDSFGHTIVLSSTYLTYDRVDDGAVFYSPSVSVSSNVSRSVDTSMVPTGGSGVSSGPSSAPSSGPSSGPSSGPSSGPSSGPRSISSSISSSISSSNSRPSSNPTGSNSGSKPSSNPGGSTGNTNGGSNGGSNSGTNSGSNSGSNAGSNAGSNAGSNSGANSGSNAGSNSGSNPGSNSGSNGGTKPGSNSGSNSGSNAGSNSGTNAGSNAGSNSGSNGGTKPGSNSGSNSGSNAGSNAGSNAGSNSGSNSGTKPGSNSGSNSGSNSGSNAGSNAASNSGSNSGSNSGSNSGSNSGTKPSSSSNSGSNASAVRGGSGSGAATVSVSSSYIGSVFHGDAAQRGANFVSFAIAGLVMALF; translated from the coding sequence ATGTGGTCTATTTGTGTTCTTTTGATATCTCTGATATCAAGGGTACTTTCAGATGATATTAGTGTCAATACCAATGACCCAGCATATGTACACGATGGGGATATTACTGGGGATGCCGGATATGTCTTGTATTATGGAGCTACAGTGAAAGAGATTACTTTCAATGGCAATATTAAGTTACCTACTTACTTTACATTGGAAGCCATTGAACCAGGTTCGCCAGGTGTTCTGTTCACATACCACGGAGGTTCAATTGATTTGGGCCATAATGTTGCTCTTTATGATGTATTTGCTACCGGGCCCACTACAGTGAAGATGACTGGTGATTCATTTAGCGGCAAGGGGCAGATGAATCTAACGGCAAGTATTCGAGAAGGAAGTACTGCGTATTTAGACTTCAAGACACTATATTCTTTGGACACctatttcaagaattttCAGTCAGTAACATATCCTGCAACATCTACTGTCTCCTTGAGCCAAGGTTACTTGGTAGATTCAGACGTTTTCTATGAAGGTCCTGTATCTTTCACATGGATATATGACTTGAGCAACAGTAGGATGTggtttgatgatattgaccATGCAACAATACCATTTAACTTCCGCTTTCCATCGGGTGAAAGTGGAGTGAATGTTAAAGACAGTGTAGCCACAAGTGGCCATGATATCCTGCTTGACTCCTCGTTTGTCAAAGGTCCAAACTACGTTGGTTTTGACACTAAAGTTATGTCGATTAACATCTCTAGTAACGATCTGAACAACACTGTATTGGAAGTTGTCACCTCCAGAAACACCTACCATCTGATAATTGATAACAGTCAATTAGGATTCTTGCGTTGTGCCACATCCAAGAATTTTAAGATTGTTCAAAAAACTCTCGATAGGAATGGTACGAGTGTTACCCTGGATGCTGTTATGTTTAACTCTGATGAATCATTTGTATGTCCAGATGCCAAAACCTCTACAGTGACCGATTCGACCAGTTTCCCTGGGTGTACCAAATATGTGTCGTATGCAGCAGCGTACGATCTCTATGGTCACTTCACTAGCGTTGTTCTTGGATCATCTTCTACCTGTTCATTTTTCACCACCACTGTCTCGAAAGACCGTCTAGTGGAGgttgatattgttacgtACTACATTGCGTCAGATGACACTGGGGAACACGTTGCTACTAAAACTATCACGGTCAAGGTGGAAGAGCCagactacacgacgactATCacgtctgatgggcacacgatcactgaggttgtgtcgcacatcaccactactgATTCTGACGGGAAGACGGTGACGATCACGACGACGATGGCGTCGTTCGCGCAGGTGGACGAGGGAGTGTTCACGTCGCCTGAGCCATACTCGCAGCCACCTGTTGTGACGAGCACAGTTACTGAGGATGACGGAACCTCtaagacagttgtgatctcgtacttcccaTCTGAGGGTGAGGACGGAGTGACACGTACTGGGACGACGACGGTGTCGACGATCACGCCAGCGGAGGCtgactacacgacgactATCacgtctgatgggcacacgatcactgaggttgtgtcgcacatcaccactactgATTCTGACGGGAAGACGGTGACGATCACGACGACGATGGCGTCGTTCGCGCAGGTGGACGAGGGAGTGTTCACGTCGCCTGAGCCATACTCGCAGCCACCTGTTGTGACGAGCACAGTTACTGAGGATGACGGAAGCTCtaagacagttgtgatctcgtacttcccaTCTGAGGGTGAGGACGGAGTGACACGTACTGGGACGACGACGGTGTCGACGATCACGCCAGCGGAGGTtgactacacgacgacgatcgacaagggcaacggtgacttcgagacagacctcgtctcccacatcaccaccaaggactccaacggcaaccctaccaccatcgtcaccacgatcccattgaagccaagtgatggcgggGAGGCGGACTACACCTCTGTGTTTGTCTCTGATGGACACACAATCACGAAGATTGTTACGCATGTGACCACCTCGGACTCTTTTGGCCACACAATTGTGCTATCCTCTACGTACCTGACTTACGACCGTGTGGACGACGGTGCGGTGTTCTACTCTCCTAGTGTGTCTGTGTCGTCTAACGTTTCTCGTTCAGTAGACACCTCTATGGTGCCTactggtggttctggtgtTAGCTCTGGTCCTAGCTCTGCTCCTAGCTCTGGTCCTAGCTCTGGTCCTAGCTCTGGTCCTAGCTCTGGTCCTAGCTCTGGTCCTAGATCCATTTCTAGCTCCATTTCTAGCTCCATTTCTAGCTCCAACTCCAGACCTAGTTCCAATCCTACCGGTTCCAATTCTGGTTCGAAGCCTAGCTCCAATCCTGGTGGTTCTACCGGTAATACCAATGGTGGTTCTAATGGAGGTTCTAACTCGGGTACTAACTCAGGTTCCAACTCAGGTTCTAATGCTGGTTCCAATGCTGGCTCCaatgctggctccaacTCAGGTGCCAACTCAGGTTCTAATGCTGGTTCTAACTCTGGCTCCAACCCAGGTTCCAATTCTGGCTCTAACGGTGGTACCAAGCCTGGTTCTAACTCTGGTTCTAACTCTGGTAGTAATGCTGGCTCTAACAGTGGTACCAATGCTGGCTCTAATGCTGGCTCCAATTCTGGCTCTAACGGTGGTACCAAGCCTGGTTCTAACTCAGGTTCCAACTCAGGTTCTAATGCTGGTTCCAATGCTGGCTCTaatgctggctccaacTCTGGCTCTAACAGTGGTACCAAGCCTGGTTCTAATTCAGGTTCCAATTCTGGCTCCAACTCTGGTTCCAATGCCGGCTCCAATGCTGCCTCGAATTCTGGCTCCAACTCTGGTTCCAATTCCGGCTCCAACTCTGGCTCTAACAGTGGTACCAAGCCTAGTTCAAGTTCTAATTCAGGCTCTAATGCGTCTGCTGTCAGAGGTGGTTCGGGTAGCGGAGCAGCTACTGTTTCAGTCAGTTCTTCATACATCGGGTCTGTGTTCCATGGCGACGCTGCACAGAGAGGTGCCAACTTTGTTTCCTTTGCTATTGCAGGACTGGTCATGGCGCTGTTCTAA
- a CDS encoding uncharacterized protein (CAGL0C00869g~Protein of unknown function): MPRGQDPLSQYVNHSVSGGGAQKWPEGAAYGTGSDAVRLQEGIAHAAHAAHAARAEPYAHDAPFLASRILTPPTVHTAPTVASTPSHQPLSKHLCQDMSCRCQDVPRRAKTSLGRAKDKFTVLIRSHHTRTNCNQAQTGSCSAK; the protein is encoded by the coding sequence ATGCCGCGGGGGCAAGACCCACTCTCGCAATATGTAAATCACTCGGTGAGTGGTGGTGGGGCACAGAAGTGGCCTGAGGGAGCCGCGTATGGAACGGGGAGCGACGCAGTTCGTCTGCAGGAGGGCATAGCCCACGCAGCCCACGCAGCCCACGCAGCCCGCGCAGAGCCGTACGCACACGACGCACCGTTCTTGGCATCCCGTATCCTCACACCACCAACAGTACACACAGCACCAACAGTAGCCTCCACACCGTCCCACCAGCCACTGTCCAAACACCTCTGCCAAGACATGTCATGTCGCTGCCAAGACGTGCCAAGACGTGCCAAGACATCCCTGGGACGTGCCAAGGACAAATTCACCGTTCTGATCCGCAGCCACCACACCAGGACAAATTGCAACCAAGCACAGACAGGGAGCTGTTCAGCTAAATAG